From the genome of Danio aesculapii chromosome 16, fDanAes4.1, whole genome shotgun sequence, one region includes:
- the LOC130243727 gene encoding uncharacterized protein LOC130243727: protein MVRPKDPVGHWKDLEAWLSVAMDSLLPKAAETLQPLTQDQLDENLNRLMTQDPSKSYNHKDLAKITGTLSHVLIATLKLSDRHSAQLQHKLTHMQSRINQLELEAQERPEQPDETDQAAKEKIDKLQETLAATTQEMEQAKADHADVANKLEYVKQLLEEVNADSKDKDSRTKALETHLSEARHEIRRLTQQLDYIKEESNSNKDELKHAYELTHSEKAEGSLPKPSPAPSVPASHVSPCGLDLRDLDKLVKNLGKFTPNLPGSQDVHAYLQDIDFHLEMRPNVTDKDRLYLLRATSSAEVRSFLDRQPAHTKTDYLLLREALIREFDDIESEQGLVAALETKQGRHESSQAYYSRLRRVYFGTSNEPEMEEDLNFKILFLRNLHPGVSHHLGVLACPHTMNTQQLRDLAHKAYFKQRVTSEKTAKIPAVYDFITQSQDLALEGAQGPDNANLPPSEWNKSSYNRQRDCRADTRPKQWNSHWDGLHGRQHSPERHRERPWDRSTSYANQRGTSSWESSGTSKVKQHHLDTTSPRGQRKNSQRFHADRAPTEPPEGKTSPCFNPQELMKMILKEFFQRREEDRKWERKGKPDSA from the coding sequence ATGGTTCGCCCCAAAGACCCTGTTGGCCACTGGAAGGACCTAGAAGCATGGCTAAGTGTTGCAATGGACAGCCTCCTCCCTAAGGCCGCCGAAACGCTACAGCCTCTGACACAGGACCAGCTGGATGAGAACCTAAACAGACTTATGACGCAAGACCCAAGCAAAAGCTACAATCACAAAGACCTAGCCAAGATCACAGGTACTTTGAGTCACGTCCTCATCGCCACCCTCAAGCTGAGTGACAGGCATTCCGCTCAGCTCCAGCACAAGCTGACACATATGCAATCCCGCATCAACCAGCTAGAACTGGAGGCTCAGGAACGACCGGAACAGCCAGATGAGACTGATCAAGCTGCCAAAGAGAAGATCGATAAACTTCAAGAGACTCTAGCCGCCACCACCCAAGAAATGGAACAAGCCAAAGCCGACCATGCTGACGTCGCTAACAAGCTTGAGTATGTCAAACAGCTACTGGAAGAGGTAAATGCTGACTCTAAAGACAAGGACAGCAGAACCAAAGCCCTCGAAACTCACCTGAGTGAAGCTAGACATGAGATCAGACGACTAACGCAGCAGCTGGACTACATCAAAGAAGAGTCCAACAGCAATAAAGATGAACTCAAGCATGCATATGAACTGACACACAGTGAGAAAGCTGAGGGTTCACTGCCAAAACCCTCACCAGCTCCCTCTGTTCCAGCCAGCCATGTATCACCATGTGGCCTGGACCTTAGAGACCTTGACAAGCTAGTCAAGAACCTGGGCAAGTTCACGCCGAATTTGCCAGGCAGCCAAGATGTTCATGCCTATCTGCAAGACATTGACTTTCACCTGGAAATGAGACCCAATGTCACTGACAAAGATAGACTGTATTTGCTCAGAGCAACCTCCAGCGCTGAAGTGCGCAGCTTCCTGGACCGTCAGCCTGCTCACACAAAGACTGACTACCTCCTGCTCCGAGAAGCCCTCATCAGAGAGTTTGATGACATCGAGTCTGAACAAGGACTTGTAGCTGCCCTGGAGACGAAACAAGGTCGCCATGAGTCTTCTCAAGCCTACTATAGCAGACTCAGACGAGTCTACTTCGGCACCAGCAATGAACCTGAGATGGAAGAGGACCTGAACTTCAAAATTCTCTTCCTGAGAAACCTTCATCCTGGGGTAAGCCACCATCTTGGGGTTCTTGCATGCCCCCACACGATGAACACTCAGCAATTACGAGATTTGGCACATAAAGCCTACTTCAAACAAAGGGTGACTTCAGAAAAGACTGCCAAAATCCCTGCTGTTTATGACTTCATAACCCAAAGTCAAGATCTGGCCCTTGAGGGTGCCCAAGGCCCAGACAATGCTAATCTACCTCCCAGTGAGTGGAATAAGTCGTCTTACAACAGACAACGAGACTGTCGTGCTGATACCAGACCTAAACAGTGGAACAGCCACTGGGATGGACTGCATGGACGACAACACTCACCTGAACGTCACCGGGAGAGACCGTGGGACAGGTCCACCTCATATGCAAACCAAAGGGGGACAAGCTCGTGGGAATCCAGTGGTACCTCCAAGGTAAAGCAACACCACCTTGACACAACCAGCCCAAGAGGTCAACGAAAGAACTCACAAAGATTCCACGCTGATCGAGCTCCAACTGAACCCCCAGAAGGGAAAACATCACCATGTTTTAACCCTCAGGAACTGATGAAAATGATCCTGAAAGAGTTCTTCCAACGAAGGGAAGAGGATCGGAAgtgggaaaggaaaggaaaacctGATTCTGCCTGA